Genomic segment of Chloracidobacterium sp. N:
TTCAGCTTTGTGGGGGGCTTTCTGTATGCCGACACATCCGCTCACGATGTTGTGTCTTGCCAGTTATGAAAAAGGCGCGGAGTTTATGCGCGAGGCCAAGCGCCAGGGATGGCGGGTTTATCTGGTCACTTCGGAAAGCATCCGGGACGCCGCCTGGCCGCGTGAAAGCCTCGACGACATCTTCCTGATGCCGGATGAAAACAAAAAGTGGCGACTCAACGACGTGATTCTGGGGGTCAGTTACCTGGCCCGCACCCACCGCCTTGATCGCATCGTGGCGCTGGATGACTTCGATGTGGAAATCGGCGCGGCCCTGCGAGAGCATCTGCGCATACCGGGCATGGGAGAAACGACGGCGCGTTATTTCCGCGACAAACTGGCGATGCGGGCCCGGGCGCGTGAGTACGGCGTTCCCGTGCCACCCTTTACGCCGGTGTTCAACGATGAGGTCGTCAATGCGTACCTGGCGGAAGTACCGGGACCATGGTTGGTCAAGCCGCGTTCCGAAGCTTCGACCATCGGCATCAAGCGCACGAGTTCTCCCGATGAAGTGTGGGAGATATTGAACCAGCTTGGCGACCGGCGTTCCTACCACCTGCTGGAAAAGTTCCTTCCGGGCGATGTCTATCACGTGGATTCCATTGTCTCGGAGCGGGAGGTGGTGTTCGCGGCGGTCAGCAAGTACGCGCGTCCACCTATTGAGGTCATGCACGATGGGGATGTGTTTGCGACGCGCACGGTGGAGTACGGGTCGGAGGACGAGCAGCAGCTTCTGGAGTTCAACCGCCGGGTGCTGAAGGCGATGGGGCTGGTACGCGGCGCGTCCCACACGGAGTTCATCAAATCCCATGCGGATGGGACGTTTTACTTTCTGGAGACTTCGGCGCGGGTGGGCGGGGCCAACATCGTCGAGTTGGTCGAGGCGGCGACGGGCGTGAACCTGTGGGCGGAGTGGGCCCGGCTGGAATGCGCGGAACCGCCGGAAACCTACCGTCCACCACAGGGACGGCGCGAATATGCCGGGTTGATCATTTCGTTGGCGCGCCAGGAGTGGCCGGACACCAGTGCCTACAATGATCCTGAAGTCGTCTGGCGGCTCAACAAGGCGTTTCATGCCGGCCTGATTGTGAAGTCGCCTGATTACGGGCGCGTCAGCCGCCTGTTGGATGACTACATGGCACGTTTTCGGGTGGATTTCTTCACCCGCCAGCCGGTGCCTGAACGCCCGACGGCCTGATGCTTTCAAGGGGTATCTCAGGGATCAGCCGTGCCGTCCGACGGCGACTTGCCGGAGAGAACCAAAGCCCGGCCCATGTTTTCAAGGATTTGGAATGCGCTCTTTCCAAAAGGCCGGCTGGCAAACCAATCGGCAGGCAAGATTTCGTTTGACGATGTGGCTGTTTCATACAGCCCGCCTGATGGTGCTGCGCGTCGCCTCGCCTGGGCAGACCTGCAGGCGGTTGAAATTGTCACCACCAGCGACGGGCCGTTTGCCGTGGATGTCTTCCGGGTGTTGTTGTCGGACGGTCCGCCGCTTTTCATTCCGCAATCAGCCGACCGTTCGGGCGTGCTGTTGAAACGCCTTCAGGAACTGCCGGGCTTTGACAACCACGCCTTCATCGTTGCGATGGGGTCAACAGATGACGCGCGTTTCCGGTGCTGGAAACGGGCTTGATTGAGTCCCGGACGCCAACAAGCTCACCCTGGCGTCAGCGCGAGAAAATTGGCCAGGATGCGCTGCCCCAACGGTGTTCCGATGGATTCAGGGTGAAACTGGACGCCATACACCGGCCAATCCCGATGCTGAAGCGCCATGATGATGCCTTCCACGGCGTCACGCGCGGTGACCATCAGGCAGTCCGGCAGCGTGGCTTCGTCCGCCACCAGCGAGTGGTAGCGCATGGCCGCAAAACGCGGTGGAAGTCCGTCAAACAGCGGCGAATCGGCTGTAATCACCATCTCCGAGGCCTTGCCGTGAACGATGCGCGGCGCCTGGACAGCGCGCCCGCCGTAGGCAACGGCAATCCCCTGGTGTCCCAGGCAGACGCCCAGAATCGGCGCCGCCAGCCCGGCGGCTGCCAGCAGAATGTCCCGACAGACGCCAAAATCACGCGGGTTTTCGGGCCGCCCGGGCCCCGGCGACAGGACAATGCGCGTTGGTCGCCAGTCCCGCAGGGTGGTTACGTCCACGGCATCGTTGCGGACGACAACCACTTCTTCGGCCGTCTGCATTTGCAGCATCTGGTACAGGTTGAAGGTAAACGAATCGTAGTTGTCAACAATGACGATCATGGGTGTCAGGGCGGTTGGAGCGCCGTTATACCGGAGCCGGCCGGCCTTCCTGGGTGGAGTGCGGTGTTGGGGGCAGGGTTTGTCGTTCGGCCAGGTAGAGCGCCGTCAGGACGCTGCGGGCCTTGTTGCGGGTTTCCTCGGCTTCGAGTTGCGGCTGCGAGTCAAAGACGACGCCGGCTCCGGCGTTGATATGGGCGATGCCGTCCTGCATGAGCACCGAGCGGATGGCAATGGCACTGTCCGCCTGGCCGGCAAAATCCACATAACCCACCATGCCGGCATAGAGTCCGCGCCGTTCGGGTTCAAGCGTCGCCAGCAGTTCCATGGCGCGGATTTTCGGTGCGCCGGTCACCGTGCCACGCGGAAAACAGCTTCGGATGACATCAAAGGCCGTCAACCCCGGACGCAGTTGCCCGGTCACGTCCGTCGCCAGGTGCATCACGTGGGTGTAGCGCACCAGACGCGCCACTTCACCGGTGGCGACCGTTCCCACCTGCGCCACCCGGCCGACATCATTGCGCGCCAGATCAACCAGCATCCGGTGCTCGGCCAGTTCCTTTTCGTCGGCGCACAGTGCCCGGGCCAGCGCCTCATCTTCTTCCGGCGTCTCG
This window contains:
- a CDS encoding acetyl-CoA carboxylase biotin carboxylase subunit family protein, with product MPTHPLTMLCLASYEKGAEFMREAKRQGWRVYLVTSESIRDAAWPRESLDDIFLMPDENKKWRLNDVILGVSYLARTHRLDRIVALDDFDVEIGAALREHLRIPGMGETTARYFRDKLAMRARAREYGVPVPPFTPVFNDEVVNAYLAEVPGPWLVKPRSEASTIGIKRTSSPDEVWEILNQLGDRRSYHLLEKFLPGDVYHVDSIVSEREVVFAAVSKYARPPIEVMHDGDVFATRTVEYGSEDEQQLLEFNRRVLKAMGLVRGASHTEFIKSHADGTFYFLETSARVGGANIVELVEAATGVNLWAEWARLECAEPPETYRPPQGRREYAGLIISLARQEWPDTSAYNDPEVVWRLNKAFHAGLIVKSPDYGRVSRLLDDYMARFRVDFFTRQPVPERPTA
- a CDS encoding aminodeoxychorismate/anthranilate synthase component II; the protein is MIVIVDNYDSFTFNLYQMLQMQTAEEVVVVRNDAVDVTTLRDWRPTRIVLSPGPGRPENPRDFGVCRDILLAAAGLAAPILGVCLGHQGIAVAYGGRAVQAPRIVHGKASEMVITADSPLFDGLPPRFAAMRYHSLVADEATLPDCLMVTARDAVEGIIMALQHRDWPVYGVQFHPESIGTPLGQRILANFLALTPG